In Euphorbia lathyris chromosome 2, ddEupLath1.1, whole genome shotgun sequence, the sequence GATATTCTTAAACGTATTAAAATGGCTGACTGTAAAGCCGTATCTCACACAAATGGAAACGCCACAAAACCTGTAGCACATACCTCGATTCAGAGAATAAGTATTGTAGCATTATCAGGACCTTACAATATCTTACTCTAACATGCTATGATGTGGTATTTTCAGTTAATAAACCGTATCAGTTTATGCACTCCCACCGGTGAGTACTCGAAGGagttaaaatcgttttcttttattttccatAGTTTTTTCTTTAATGGAATTAAATATATGTTTTTACTAAAGATAtgcataatttttttaacataaataaatattcaACTGAGCTGTTAACtttgaattattaaaaaaaaaaaaaacagtagaGACTAAAGATGTTAAAGTATATTCATATATTTCAATCACTATACTAAAAAACAAGACGAAAAATGCTATAATTataagaagataaaataaaaggttGAAAATTTGAGATATTGCTGCTCAAATTTCAGGCCTTGATAAGTAGTCTTCCAATTTCTCCAACGATAGCTGcaaaatttataaaaacaaCTTACTTAATtccttattaaaaaaattaattttcaaattgatTGTATTTAAATCGTATGTAATATCAAATTAACATGTATAAATGATATTATTCAATTGGACGTATATATTGTAATCAAAAGTATAATAGAATTgattatgtgtatatatatgtgcTAACCTTTTCATTTGGAGGATGTTCAAGGTGTCGTAGAGGCTTTGAATTTAAATCGATCATATTATTTTCCATTTTAGGTTCTTGCATTCCATTACTACCATTCTCCTCTGTGTTTACTTTCTTAGCTTTCTCGTTAAATCCATTCCCAATATTCTTGGAGTCGCCAACCGGATCTAATGCTTCCGGTGTTTTATCTCCCGGAAACTATAGAgaatcaaaaataaataaaaaaacagtaCATTTTAacctttattttaaaaaaattaatcgtgtatggaagtatttattaaataaaataaaataaaattacctCAACTCGTTGTCTGAACAAAAGATATCTTCCATGCGTTCTTTTACCTCCAACATGAACACTCACATCACATTGCAAACAAAGAGAACTTCCATCTACTCCACAGTAAAAAAATGctacaaaaaaaattccaatattttttttttaatatatataaatttaaaaccatttgtgtaataaaatataattacgtGCTTGCACTCAAAATAATTGTATTTAAATATATACCAGGTGCATTTTCGCAAATGTCACAACGAGGAACATCACTTGGACTCGCAAGACCGACTCTCACGTGCCGACTAGCAAGCTTATTACACATGTGAACCTGCCAATTCAATTTACATAATTTCTCAGGATTTACCACAATCTATACAAAAGTCTAATAAATTATCGAATTACTTTTAAAAGTAAGATAATCTtatatagtttaattaattaaactttaGTGGAGTTTAAATTATTtcttatataaattaattacttaacTAGCAATAAATAGCTATTTTTCATTATAAAAAAATCactataattaaaaaaacatttatatgtagtaattatgtatataaatatatacctTGTGGTCGCAGGCACGGCAGAGAGCAGCCTCATCGGCGGCGCAGAACAAAATAGCGGCGGCGCTCTCACAGTTATCACAGAGGGTGCGCATGGTATCATCTCATTTGGgaattaaataagaaaaattaggaataattaataatttataaaatatgatTAAAATGCGATTAAGAAGCAGAGGAAGATgggagaaaaaagaaagaaaagaaataggaaTGGGTTGAAGAGGATGATGAATGGATAGGGActaattgaaaataataataataaaaaaatgaaggaATTAAGCATAGCCAGAAATCATACACGTTGTACAAagattaattaattagtggCCACAACTACATAAGAGTGGGGTAGGTCTTGTCTTGATTGCGGCTTTTCAATTGATTTCACCCATTCATTTTTCTTGAATTTGGGTGTCCACATATTCTAACTATTACTCTATTGACATGTGCCACATTTTAATCTTCTTCTATGTACCTACGTAACATCCCAAAATATTTTGGTCTAGATTACGGAACGATTAGATTGAATCTTGATCTTTTACGAGAGAGATCCAAAATTCAGAGGAACATCTTAGAATGACTAATTCTCTATAATTAGTTCTGTTCTGTTCTGATTAAGAATCATGAATACGCAAAATGTGTATCTATTTTAtgaaattatatcatttttaagatttttttcCTCAATGGATGAAAGAAAAATTGATTATATTGTAATGATGATTTTTTACTTCTTATATAGGAGCCTAGACCCTCAAGGTACATCACACTTTACATTTATATAAGAGTATTCTCATTCATGTCATTCAGAATACTAGAGTGATTTGAGTGTCAAAGAGTTCGGACCAAATTGCGGCTTATCTTTGTTTTGCAGGACCACAATGATCTTTCTTCAAGACTTCTAGATCCAACGAGGTGAATTTTTTTCACTATGTTATCATTAGTGCGGTGAACGTGAACTGAGTAACTATCATAAATTCATCAGGTTTTGAATCCAACGTACCTAGAGTCATCTCTAGCGCAAACGAATGTCTGAATGCCTCCTTATGTCGAAAGCGATGAGCAATTCTTAACTAGGTTGGAAAGTAAAATGAGTTAGGAAGACTCCAATACCTTCACAACCATACTTGCGAGATACGACGCAAGTAGTGGGTTATAAGGTAACACTATTAATGTTCCAACCACCATGGCAAGAGTTACTTTATATAGCCTATTCCAAACTCCTGTAGGGAGCTCCGAGCTATTTAGAATTTCAAATTTTGCAAGAAACATGTTCCATTTTCCACTATTCAATTCACTCGAAGGAGAAAGTAGCCAACTTATTAGCACAAACAATTCTATTCCAACCACTAGAACAGAAAACATAGTACAAACAAACACCATAACATCGTTGGGACTTTCGACCACCTACACCAGAATCATTCCAAGACCAACCAGACATTTTGCATTGCATGAGCCTTATTATCATATCCCCCAGTACTATCCATCCGCTAGATATATGATGGGTCATCCCCCTAATGTCGagctgttgaaacacaatttctatAGAGGTTTTGATTCCGACAAAAATAACAATTATAGAATTAGATCCCCAAactatttaattacaaaattcagATAAGATGTTTTATTCTAATATGTTTGATAAGTGTGATTATAAGTTAAAGCATAAATTGAAGAACAACTAAAAAGGcctcaaataaataaaaggcccaaagccttGTAATTGGCCCAAAATCTGAAAGCTCGGAAGACAGAAGTAACAATCCAGAAGGCATTGACATTCTGTCAACATCAAGCCATTCCCAAAATGGCATAAAAGACAAACACTAGAAGTTTTGTCCCCTAACATCTCTCTACTTGTTACCAGAAATGGAAAGATTGTAGAAGACTGCAAGTCTGCCACACCGGAAGTCAGAAGGACACGGCTCAAGAGGCAGAAGCTCATGCTGAGTCAATCGGTAACCTTTTGGCACAGAAGACTGAGGTTGATGGTGACATAACCTATTTCCCTCCAAACGGCTAGTTTGAAATTCAAGCGGATCTTTCTCCAAAAGCTTCACTATATAAGCAACACTTTGCTCGTTCTACAATTGATCATCAACGCACATAAAGAAAATCCTTAAGtgaaaaataaagcaaaagcaTTATACATATTCATATTTGTCTAAATTCATAAAGAGATGGTACTTCATCTATGTTCTATATTAGAACCAATCTTCTATTGTAAATCAGAAGCTCTTTTACTTGCTTCGGTTATAAACGAGTAGTTAGAGATGATAGATAGTTGGGTGTTGTTTGTAAAGGGAAGTACTTTACAGAAGCTCTGTCTATTATACGGGTTTGTGCTCTATCATTGAAGAGTTCATTAGTGGATTAACACTCAGAAGAAGGTATTCTgaggactagacgtaggcagaaGGCCAAACTAGTATTAATCGACTGTGTAATACTAAACCCTACTTGCATTTACTTCTGATATTGATTGCTCTAAAatactaaattttcatatataagcTCCAAAGTTGTGTGCTTCATAAATTATCACGAACCTTAAGTGTGCACAAAAGCTCCTCTCAGTGAACTGTCATTTGAGCGCATAAGTTAGAAGCTGAATCAAGTTCCGGTAACTGATTATCTCTGTAAATGGAACTTACCTCTGATTCTGAAGTATGCCTTTGTGCTTGCTATTGAACTATTTGTGAGAAAAATTATtaaaaggttaaaattaaccAATTGTTTCATTCACCCCCTTGGAAACAAATCTAacctcacaagggaccaacacgaGTAAGCAGTGAAATTTTTATTGGGCCATTACAACAAATGTTATTTTATTGGGCTTAGTTGAACCGTTTATAAATAATCTAGTCAACTTAATTTGATCGGACTAATGCAATGCGTTTTATTTATACCCGATACACATAATCTTTTTATTAATGGGTGGATTATAagctctctttttttttgttcgtAAGTGTATCCACTGCCGACAGCAGTGACTATTCACTTTCGCAGATAGTTTGCACCTCTATGGGTGGGAGAGCTAGCCACGGAAATTCTTTCCATTCCCAAAGGATTATAAGCTCTTTTCATATATGCAAATATCTTTCCACTGGTGGTTATCCAGTAAAAATAAACGGTGAGAGATAGCGGAACAAATAGATTCCACCTTTAGTTAATGCAATCAAATCATGAAAACGGATTCTTGTGGAATTCTACCTCATTTTAGGATGAACTTGCAGATGTACAAAACCCCAAGAGGTATTTTAATCTATTACTGAAGTATGCACAAGATGTACTAAAATCTTTCTTGATGAGATCTTTTCATCTATTACTGAACTAGTTCTTTATCTCATTACGAAATTATCTTTTATGGGGATTGTGAACTATTTCttattattcttatttatacGGTTTTCTAGCTTTTAATCAAGAAAGTGTTGATGGAAATTTTCtaaagtaaatattcttttcTTATTGACAATTGTCTTAAAGCATCGTACCAAATGTTGGATTGGTTCAACTTTTCGATGTTGGCTTCATCTAGAAAGATTAACTTACGTTAGAGTGGACTCCGGCGGATACAGAGGGGCTCGGGCCCCTTCGACCGCCGGAACTTCCATGGTTGCGAGTAGTTTCGGCCCTCCTAATATTAGTAATAGTCTGTATGGACTCTATgtagtaatattttattatttaaaggTAGATGTGATGGTTGAAAtacttgcttttttttttttaaaagtccTAGATTCAATTCCTCCaaacctcaatttattttagaaagtttctatttatttaaattttatttattttcataacacttttgaactcatttttattatgtcttttccattaaaaaaaacaatttcttacttttgagactcaaacaactgaatttctaaattaaattttaaaattttaaaactaaaaataaaaaaatgtaaaaatgttataatttttttagaaaccaaaattcaaaatttcaatattttggacctattaggtacttcataaatccaaatttctaatttttttagacCTATTAGGCCtgtctaaatctaaatttctaattttttttggcatgttaggcctccataaatccaaatttttacttttttttcctcttagatctccttaaatccaaattattaattttattttggcctGGTAGGCCATCTGAAatctaattttttaatttttttacatgttcagccctccataaatctaattttttttttactattagaACTATTAAACGAAatttagcttaattttgagaaattgtacattaatacttaaaattggttcttgacaattcaaattataacacgcatatatacaaaaaaaaaaaaaaattaaacaagttcgatttagtaAATAAGAAATTTTCTAAACACAC encodes:
- the LOC136220776 gene encoding B-box zinc finger protein 18-like, which translates into the protein MRTLCDNCESAAAILFCAADEAALCRACDHKVHMCNKLASRHVRVGLASPSDVPRCDICENAPAFFYCGVDGSSLCLQCDVSVHVGGKRTHGRYLLFRQRVEFPGDKTPEALDPVGDSKNIGNGFNEKAKKVNTEENGSNGMQEPKMENNMIDLNSKPLRHLEHPPNEKLSLEKLEDYLSRPEI